One window of Artemia franciscana chromosome 16, ASM3288406v1, whole genome shotgun sequence genomic DNA carries:
- the LOC136037225 gene encoding uncharacterized protein LOC136037225 isoform X2: MNASFERWPMADVVSWGVDLSLYPISNKFCTDQFTPSSSYADTVQEIPAVEEPASDLSFANDKKSWPRQHIETLVALYQEQEEASKPVNSVFWSRVSASFLEDGIHYSSAQ, translated from the exons atgaatg catcTTTTGAAAGATGGCCAATGGCTGATGTTGTCTCTTGGGGAGTAGATTTAAGTCTATATccgatttcaaataaattttgtacAGATCAATTTACTCCAAGTTCATCTTATGCTGACACAGTTCAAGAAATACCTGCTGTTGAAGAACCTGCTTCAGATTTATCATTTG CTAATGATAAAAAGTCTTGGCCAAGGCAGCATATTGAGACACTGGTTGCCCTTTATCAAGAGCAGGAGGAAGCATCGAAACCAGTGAATTCTGTCTTCTGGAGTAGAGTCTCTGCTTCTTTCTTAGAAGATGGAATACATTACTCTTCAGCACAAtga
- the LOC136037225 gene encoding uncharacterized protein LOC136037225 isoform X3 gives MASFERWPMADVVSWGVDLSLYPISNKFCTDQFTPSSSYADTVQEIPAVEEPASDLSFANDKKSWPRQHIETLVALYQEQEEASKPVNSVFWSRVSASFLEDGIHYSSAQ, from the exons ATGG catcTTTTGAAAGATGGCCAATGGCTGATGTTGTCTCTTGGGGAGTAGATTTAAGTCTATATccgatttcaaataaattttgtacAGATCAATTTACTCCAAGTTCATCTTATGCTGACACAGTTCAAGAAATACCTGCTGTTGAAGAACCTGCTTCAGATTTATCATTTG CTAATGATAAAAAGTCTTGGCCAAGGCAGCATATTGAGACACTGGTTGCCCTTTATCAAGAGCAGGAGGAAGCATCGAAACCAGTGAATTCTGTCTTCTGGAGTAGAGTCTCTGCTTCTTTCTTAGAAGATGGAATACATTACTCTTCAGCACAAtga
- the LOC136037225 gene encoding uncharacterized protein LOC136037225 isoform X1 yields the protein MEYRHTDKTYKIICREDTNTVILEITSDLGVSSFERWPMADVVSWGVDLSLYPISNKFCTDQFTPSSSYADTVQEIPAVEEPASDLSFANDKKSWPRQHIETLVALYQEQEEASKPVNSVFWSRVSASFLEDGIHYSSAQ from the exons ATGGAATATAGGCATACTGACAAGACTTATAAAATCATATGCAGAGAGGATACTAATACAGTTATATTGGAGATTACTTCAGATTTAGGAGTTT catcTTTTGAAAGATGGCCAATGGCTGATGTTGTCTCTTGGGGAGTAGATTTAAGTCTATATccgatttcaaataaattttgtacAGATCAATTTACTCCAAGTTCATCTTATGCTGACACAGTTCAAGAAATACCTGCTGTTGAAGAACCTGCTTCAGATTTATCATTTG CTAATGATAAAAAGTCTTGGCCAAGGCAGCATATTGAGACACTGGTTGCCCTTTATCAAGAGCAGGAGGAAGCATCGAAACCAGTGAATTCTGTCTTCTGGAGTAGAGTCTCTGCTTCTTTCTTAGAAGATGGAATACATTACTCTTCAGCACAAtga
- the LOC136036783 gene encoding GATA zinc finger domain-containing protein 4-like yields MEQEQDEILKAQQIIATSVEIAKSLPEYEGDTDVDQFNIHLGQFVEMTRIDLKVLKNMLLLRLKGQALTFLKQIENSIGTEATSTINSIELLQQAFQKRFIDTSSLNKLKHGLVTFEQTQNVREYLHKVRIATEARYGPGEGELYEKIILNAFKQGLNPKLYRLLIAKNIDNLELAVQEIERAVEIDSIVLQHQKMSINAVESKAPVRSRDSSPRFFSRESSPKPVRNQIRTTTPPRQVRFAPNNQLRAQTNNEPLRCYTCNRLGHIARNCFANNNNRPNIRGTGNRLSRGTNYSGYVPRGDRGNTFVTGGNYPTQSRNFQRNAYQYRGGYRGRTNQPSNSWNRNTRENYISRRQPYNSSISSNNQGTQNRTNENSTSNIWESQGNDISPQNS; encoded by the coding sequence atggAACAAGAAcaagatgaaatattaaaagcgcaacaaattattgcaacttcggtagaaattgcaaaatcattaccagaatatgaaggagatacggacgttgatcaattcaacatccatttAGGGCAATTTGTGGAAATGACAAGAATTGacctaaaagtattaaaaaatatgttacttTTAAGACTGAAAGGACAGGCGCTAACATTTCTAAAACAAATCGAAAACTCGATAGGTACAGAAGCAACCTCAACCATTAACTCAATAGAATTATTGCAACAGGCCTTCCAAAAAAGATTCATTGACACAAGTTCattgaataaactaaaacatGGCCTAGTTACTTTCGAACAGACCCAAAACGTTCGTGAGTACTTGCATAAGGTTAGAATCGCAACAGAAGCGCGATACGGTCCAGGAGAAggggaattatatgaaaaaatcatactaaatgcatttaaacagggaCTAAACCCAAAGTTATACCGCCTTTtgatagctaaaaatattgataacctAGAACTAGCAGTTCAGGAAATAGAAAGAGCCGTAGAAATTGATTCGATTGTCCTGCAGCAtcaaaaaatgtcaataaatgCTGTAGAAAGCAAAGCCCCTGTAAGATCAAGGGATTCCTCTCCGCGATTTTTCTCCCGAGAATCATCGCCCAAACCTGTTCGAAATCAAATTCGAACCACCACACCACCAAGACAAGTACgttttgcccccaataatcaatTAAGGGCACAAACTAACAATGAACCATTAAGGTGCTACACATGTAACCGATTAGGACACATCGCAAGAAATTGTTTTGCAAACAATAATAATCGACCAAACATTAGGGGAACGGGTAAccgtttgtccagggggacaaactatagTGGGTACGTCCCAAGAGGTGATCGAGGAAACACCTTTGTAACAGGAGGTAATTATCCCACCCAAAGTCGAAATTTTCAACGCAATGCATATCAATATCGAGGAGGGTATCGTGGAAGAACAAATCAACCCAGTAATAGTTGGAACAGAAATACAAGAGAAAATTACATCAGCCGACGGCAGCCATATAATAGCTCCATCTCAAGTAATAACCAAGGaacccaaaacagaacaaatgaaaattctaCATCTAACATCTGGGAATCCCAGGGAAACGATATAAGCCCCCAAAATTCgtag
- the LOC136037223 gene encoding uncharacterized protein LOC136037223, protein MPRQRTLSNTDNLEPDQDLMFARPEFWISNKTLSLPNLSVIDYELREIIFESAITNAVRNLEYNTLYSLLQVPVIFNEDLLIHGIIILLYGSFSLEILSKDYDYRHKNAAYTFAALLRAMPPVAYPLIASLIRENFWHIEQESGFKIIWPLKFLDLLLNVNYKIVEDENILLGIYEHYLRYSTNFDPIIVKNSSHYIYDEQYMELISVTRKFYKNDENFGSKILPDKDIIVYEKFLDTASPLCFRKELTYKIIHTTSDELSLKDLCRKKIRQILRKTDINYSMQSLYIPTFLKKYIMYMENGPGINEKDFQLTFKTPYLLKSQCNLLANSGPILRITENYELDGPFLPFTTLIFSSPLM, encoded by the coding sequence ATGCCGAGACAAAGAACCTTAAGTAATACCGACAACCTAGAACCCGACCAAGACCTGATGTTTGCGAGACcagaattttggatttcaaataaaacccTAAGTTTACCAAACCTCTCAGTAATAGACTATGAACTACGGGAAATAATCTTCGAATCCGCAATAACTAATGCAGTAAGGAACTTGGAATATAATACCTTATATTCATTATTGCAAGTTCCCGTTATTTTTAACGAGGATCTCCTAATACACGGAATAATCATCCTATTATACGGATCATTTTCACTGGAAATATTGAGCAAAGATTACGATTATAGGCACAAGAATGCTGCATACACCTTCGCAGCCCTACTCCGAGCGATGCCCCCCGTTGCGTATCCTTTAATAGCATCTTTAATACGCGAAAATTTTTGGCATATAGAACAAGAATcaggtttcaaaataatatgGCCCTTAAAGTTTCTGGACTTACTACTAAATGTgaattacaaaattgtggaagatgaaaatatattgttggGAATATATGAGCACTATTTGAGATACAGTACTAATTTTGAcccaataattgtaaaaaattcatCCCATTATATTTATGATGAACAGTATATGGAGTTAATAAGTGTAACGAGaaaattctataagaatgatgaaaattttggatcaaaaattttgccaGATAAAGACATCATTGTGTATGAGAAATTCCTAGACACAGCTAGTCCACTATGCTTTCGTAAGGAATTGACTtataaaataattcacacgaccTCAGATGAACTCAGTCTAAAAGATCTATGCAGGAAGAAAATACGgcaaatattaagaaaaacggACATTAATTATTCCATGCAAAGCCTCTATATTCCCACTTTCCTAAAGAAATACATAATGTACATGGAAAACGGCCCTGGAATCAACGAAAAGGACTTCCAGTTAACATTTAAAACCCCCTACCTTTTAAAGTCACAGTGCAATTTACTGGCCAACAGTGGGCCAATTTTAAGAATAACAGAAAATTATGAACTAGACGGTCCCTTTTTACCCTTTACCACCCTTATTTTTTCCTCCCCCCTTATGTAA